A single genomic interval of Spinacia oleracea cultivar Varoflay chromosome 6, BTI_SOV_V1, whole genome shotgun sequence harbors:
- the LOC110788080 gene encoding DNA-directed RNA polymerase II subunit RPB2, with translation MNEYENEHMNAMDEDEDEEDITQEDAWAVISAYFEEKGLVRQQLDSFDEFIQNTMQEIVDESADIEIRPESQHNPGHQSDFAETIYKIKFGQIYLSKPMMTESDGETATLFPKAARLRNLTYSAPLYVDVTKRVIRKGHDGDELTEAHELPKVFIGKVPIMLRSSYCTLYQNSEKDLTELGECPYDQGGYFIINGSEKVLIAQEKMSTNHVYVFKKRQPNKFAYVAEVRSMAESQNRPPSTMFVRMLSRAGAKGGSSGQYIRCTLPYIKSDIPIIIVFRALGFVADKDILEHICYDFSDTQMMELLRPSLEEAFVIQNQQVALDYIGKRGATVGVTREKRIKYAREILQKEMLPHVGVGEYCETKKAYYFGYIIHRLLLCAIGRRPEDDRDHYGNKRLDLAGPLLGGLFRMLFRKLTRDVRGYVQKCVDSGKDLNLSFAIKAKTITSGLKYSLATGNWGQANAAGTRAGVSQVLNRLTYASTLSHLRRLNSPIGREGKLAKPRQLHNSQWGMMCPAETPEGQACGLVKNLALMVYITVGSAAYPILEFLEEWSTENFEEISPAVIPQSTKIFVNGCWVGIHRDPELLVKTLRQLRRRVDVNTEVGVVRDIRLKELRIYTDYGRCSRPLFIVEKQSLLIKKKDIRALQQRENPEDGGWHDLVAKGYIEYIDTEEEETTMISMTINDLVTARINPEEAYSETYTHCEIHPSLILGVCASIIPFPDHNQSPRNTYQSAMGKQAMGIYVTNYQFRMDTLAYVLYYPQKPLVTTRAMEHLHFRQLPAGINAIVAIACYSGYNQEDSVIMNQSAIDRGFFRSLFFRSYRDEEKKMGTLVKEDFGRPDRSNTMGMRHGSYDKLDDDGLAPPGTRCAGEDVIIGKTTPLAPDEATGPSARYSRRDHSISLRHSETGMVDQVLLTTNADGLRFVKVRVRSVRVPQIGDKFSSRHGQKGTVGMTYTQEDMPWTVEGITPDIIVNPHAIPSRMTIGQLIECIMGKVAAHVGKEGDATPFTDVTVDNISKALHKCGYQMRGFETMYNGHTGRKLTAMIFLGPTYYQRLKHMVDDKIHSRGRGPVQILTRQPAEGRSRDGGLRFGEMERDCMIAHGAAHFLKERLFDQSDAYRVHVCERCGLIAIANLKKNSFECRGCKNKTDIVQVHIPYACKLLFQELMSMAIAPRMFIRDVNKLAKDQKKKGA, from the exons ATGAACGAATACGAGAATGAGCACATGAATGCAATGGATGAAGATGAAGACGAGGAAGACATTACACAAGAAGATGCTTGGGCTGTAATCAGTGCTTATTTTGAAGAGAAGGGTTTAGTGAGGCAGCAGCTTGACTCTTTCGATGAGTTTATTCAGAATACGATGCAGGAGATCGTTGATGAATCGGCCGATATCGAGATTCGGCCTGAGTCCCAGCACAATCCTGGCCACCAGTCGGATTTTGCTGAG ACTATATACAAGATAAAGTTTGGCCAAATCTATTTGAGTAAGCCGATGATGACAGAATCAGATGGTGAAACAGCAACTTTGTTTCCGAAAGCAGCTAGATTGAGGAACCTGACATACTCAGCTCCACTGTATGTTGATGTCACAAAAAGAGTAATCAGAAAGGGACACGACGGTGATGAACTAACTGAAGCACATGAGCTTCCAAAGGTTTTTATTGGAAAG GTACCGATCATGCTTCGTTCGAGTTATTGTACATTGTATCAGAATTCAGAGAAGGATCTTACAGAGCTTGGTGAGTGCCCTTATGATCAAGGTGGGTACTTCATCATCAACGGGAGTGAAAAGGTGCTTATTGCTCAGGAGAAGATGAGCACGAATCACGTCTATGTGTTTAAGAAGCGGCAGCCGAACAAATTTGCATATGTAGCAGAAGTTCGATCTATGGCAGAATCCCAAAATAGGCCTCCCAGTACCATGTTTGTGCGAATGCTCTCTCGAGCTGGAGCCAAAGGG GGTTCTTCTGGGCAATATATACGTTGTACTTTACCTTACATCAAATCAGATATTCCTATAATAATAGTTTTTCGAGCTTTGGGATTTGTTGCAGACAAAGATATATTGGAGCATATTTGTTATGACTTCTCTGATACTCAAATGATGGAATTGCTTCGCCCTTCTCTGGAAGAGGCATTTGTAATTCAGAATCAGCAAGTTGCACTTGACTACATTGGTAAAAGAGGAGCTACAGTTGGTGTTACCAGAGAAAAGAGAATCAAGTATGCCCGAGAGATTCTGCAAAAGGAAATGCTTCCACATGTTGGTGTTGGTGAATATTGCGAGACTAAAAAAGCTTACTATTTTGGATACATAATCCATCGGCTTCTATTATGTGCAATTGGTAGAAGGCCTGAGGATGATAGAGATCATTATGGAAATAAAAGACTGGATCTTGCTGGTCCTTTGCTGGGAGGTCTCTTTCGAATGTTGTTTCGAAAGTTAACCAGGGATGTTAGAGGCTATGTTCAGAAGTGTGTTGATTCTGGAAAGGATTTGAACCTTAGCTTTGCTATCAAAGCTAAGACAATTACTAGTGGGCTCAAGTACTCTCTGGCTACTGGAAATTGGGGGCAGGCTAATGCTGCTGGTACCAGAGCTGGAGTTTCCCAGGTGCTGAATCGACTTACATATGCCTCCACCTTGTCACATTTGCGTAGGTTAAATTCCCCCATTGGACGTGAAGGGAAGTTGGCTAAACCTAGGCAGCTGCATAATTCACAATGGGGAATGATGTGTCCTGCTGAAACACCTGAAGGACAAGCTTGTGGATTAGTGAAGAATCTTGCACTAATGGTGTATATAACTGTCGGTTCGGCAGCATATCCTATATTAGAGTTTTTAGAGGAATGGAGTACAGAAAATTTTGAGGAAATTTCACCGGCTGTGATCCCTCAATCTACTAAAATTTTTGTGAATGGTTGTTGGGTTGGCATTCATCGGGATCCTGAGTTACTTGTCAAGACATTGAGGCAACTAAGAAGAAGG GTTGATGTCAATACCGAAGTTGGGGTTGTTCGAGATATTCGGCTGAAAGAATTGCGTATATATACAGACTATGGTCGTTGCAGTCGTCCGCTGTTTATCGTTGAGAAACAGAGTCTTCTTATTAAGAAAAAAGATATCCGGGCATTACAACAGAGG GAGAATCCTGAAGATGGTGGCTGGCATGATCTTGTTGCAAAGGGATATATTGAATACATTGATACAGAAGAAGAAGAGACCACTATGATATCCATGACCATTAAT GATCTTGTGACAGCGCGGATAAATCCAGAGGAGGCATATTCCGAGACCTACACTCATTGTGAAATTCACCCATCTTTGATATTAGGTGTCTGCGCCTCAATTATTCCGTTTCCTGATCACAATCAG TCCCCTCGTAATACATATCAATCAGCTATGGGGAAGCAAGCCATGGGAATCTACGTCACAAATTATCAGTTCAGAATG GATACATTGGCCTATGTTCTTTACTATCCCCAGAAGCCTCTAGTTACAACACGTGCCATGGAGCATCTGCACTTTAGACAACTACCTGCTGGCATT AATGCTATTGTTGCCATCGCTTGCTATTCTGGCTATAACCAAGAAGATTCTGTTATCATGAATCAATCTGCAATTGATCGTGGATTCTTCCGTTCTCTATTTTTCCGTTCTTATAG AGATGAAGAGAAGAAGATGGGAACCCTTGTCAAAGAGGACTTTGGGCGTCCAGACAGATCTAATACTATG GGTATGCGGCATGGATCTTACGATAAATTAGATGATGATGGGCTTGCACCTCCT GGTACTAGATGTGCAGGTGAGGATGTTATAATTGGTAAGACTACTCCACTTGCCCCAGATGAAGCCACAGGTCCATCTGCACGCTATTCACGACGTGATCATAGTATTAGCTTACGTCATAGTGAGACTGGGATGGTGGATCAG GTTTTACTGACAACCAATGCTGATGGCTTGAGATTTGTGAAAGTAAGGGTGAGATCTGTGCGTGTTCCTCAGATTGGGGATAAGTTTAGTAGTAGGCATGGTCAAAAGGGAACAGTTGGGATGACTTACACTCAGGAAGATATGCCATGGACTGTGGAAGGCATAACTCCTGATATCATTGTGAATCCTCATGCTATTCCATCACGTATGACAATTGGTCAGCTTATTGAGTGTATTATGGGTAAGGTTGCAGCTCATGTTGGAAAGGAAGGAGATGCTACACCATTCACTGATGTCACT GTGGACAATATCAGTAAGGCCCTACACAAATGTGGGTATCAGATGCGTGGTTTCGAGACCATGTATAATGGTCACACAGGAAGAAAGCTGACTGCAATGATATTTTTGGGACCAACTTACTACCAAAGACTTAAGCATATGGTGGATGACAAGATCCATTCCCGGGGACGAGGGCCTGTACAAATTCTGACGAGGCAGCCTGCGGAGGGACGTTCTCGTGATGGTGGTCTTCGATTTGGAGAGATGGAGAGAGATTGCATGATTGCACATGGTGCTGCTCACTTTCTTAAAGAAAGGCTTTTTGACCAAAGTGATGCATACAGGGTTCATGTATGTGAACGCTGTGGGCTCATTGCCATTGCAAACCTTAAAAAGAATTCTTTTGAATGTCGAGGCTGCAAAAACAAGACCGACATCGTTCAG GTTCACATTCCTTATGCCTGTAAGCTTCTCTTCCAAGAGCTGATGTCTATGGCAATAGCGCCTCGGATGTTTATCCGAGATGTCAACAAGCTGGCCAAGGATCAGAAAAAGAAAGGAGCATAA
- the LOC110788071 gene encoding photosystem II reaction center Psb28 protein, whose translation MAASLQSLTCSSPLSQCSSHKSSSKPGICVFSWATPKRVHSSFNGLQLRLRPLRWASQRSFSAPVGQIVMMVQPKIQFVQGTDELTIPDVNLTKSKDGTNGAAIFRFDQPSVFDSSKEVGDITGFYMIDEEGVLSSNSVNARFINGKPAGIEAKYIMRTPKDWDRFMRFMERYANANGLQFVKS comes from the exons ATGGCAGCATCTCTGCAATCTCTTACTTGTTCTTCTCCACTCTCTCAATGCTCCTCTCACAAATCTTCCTCTAAACCAG GCATTTGTGTTTTCTCTTGGGCTACTCCCAAGCGTGTACACTCTTCATTCAATGGACTTCAGCTAAGGTTACGTCCATTGAGATGGGCATCACAAAGGTCATTTTCTGCACCTGTTGGTCAGATTGTGATGATGGTTCAACCCAAAATTCAGTTCGTTCAAGGGACCGATGAACTTACAATACCAGATGTGAACTTAACCAAATCTAAGGATGGGACTAATGGTGCTGCTATATTCAGATTTGATCAGCCCTCTGTCTTTGACTCATCCAAGGAGGTCGGTGATATAACTGGGTTCTACATGATTGATGAGGAAGGTGTTCTTTCTTCCAACAGTGTGAATGCAAGGTTTATCAATGGGAAACCAGCAGGCATTGAAGCAAAGTACATCATGCGCACCCCGAAAGACTGGGACAGGTTCATGAGATTCATGGAACGCTACGCCAACGCAAACGGTTTGCAATTCGTCAAAAGTTGA
- the LOC110788064 gene encoding subtilisin-like protease SBT1.2, producing MVSTTKTYFLFLSSVFLSLVSSLNALLPLQTYIVQLHPQSVTTSYFASKLDWHLSFLERTVSVEEEGEYSSRLLYSYSSTIEGFAALLSEPELETLKRMHGVIAVRPDRRLELHTTYSYKFLKLDAPGVGAWSRSKFGRGSIIGVLDTGVWPESPSFSDHGMPAPPKKWRGVCQQGQDFNSSSCNRKLIGARFFIKGHRVANSPLSPELNPEYVSPRDSSGHGTHTSSTAGGSPVQMASVLGNGGGIAQGMAPGAHVAVYKVCWFNGCYSSDVLAAMDVAIRDGVDVLSLSLGGFPIPFYDDTVAIGSFHAAEKGISVICAAGNNGPSINSVANEAPWVTTVGASTLDRRFPAYVRMGNGKYLYGESLFPGNHFPKAERVLEVVYAAGGDMGSEYCLEGSLSRAQVAGKMVVCDRGVNGRAEKGEVVKRAGGAAMILANTEVNLEEDSVDAHVLPATLIGYSESLQLKSYINSTKPRPTAKIHFLGTVTGRSQAPAVARFSSRGPSLNNPSILKPDVIAPGVNIIAAWPQNLGPTGLIEDSRRVNFTVMSGTSMACPHVSGIAALIHTAHPNWSPAAVKSAMMTTADVTDHYGKPIMDGNTPADHFAIGSGHINPAKAVDPGLVYDIRPADYITHLCSLGYTRSEIFTISRRNISCKEILHKSKGFSLNYPSVTAVFKGKETVKVINRSVTNVGRPNSIYSVEIRAPEGVRIVVKPKRLVFRRTNQTLGYRVYVIAKKGAKPVSSVQGELQWVHSRRNLYRVRSPITVSWVSKQSY from the coding sequence ATGGTGTCAACAACCAAAACTTATTTCCTTTTCCTTTCAAGTGTTTTTCTCTCTTTGGTTTCTTCTCTGAATGCTCTTTTACCACTACAAACCTACATTGTACAACTACACCCACAAAGTGTAACCACGTCTTACTTCGCTTCGAAGCTTGATTGGCACCTCTCTTTCCTCGAGAGAACGGTGTCAGTAGAGGAAGAAGGTGAGTATTCCTCTCGCCTTCTTTACTCGTATAGTTCAACCATTGAAGGCTTTGCTGCTCTTCTATCAGAGCCGGAGTTAGAGACGTTAAAGAGGATGCATGGTGTTATAGCGGTTAGACCTGATAGGAGGCTTGAGTTGCATACTACTTACTCCTACAAGTTTTTAAAACTTGATGCTCCTGGAGTTGGGGCTTGGTCTAGGTCCAAGTTCGGGAGGGGGTCGATTATTGGTGTTTTGGATACAGGGGTTTGGCCTGAGAGTCCGAGCTTTAGTGATCATGGGATGCCGGCACCTCCTAAGAAATGGAGAGGAGTTTGTCAACAAGGCCAGGACTTCAATTCTTCGAGTTGCAACAGGAAGCTCATAGGTGCTCGCTTCTTTATCAAAGGTCATCGTGTGGCTAATTCACCATTGTCCCCAGAGTTAAACCCTGAGTACGTGTCGCCTCGTGATTCTTCAGGGCATGGGACCCACACATCATCCACGGCTGGGGGGTCACCGGTTCAAATGGCGAGTGTGTTAGGCAATGGAGGTGGGATTGCACAAGGGATGGCCCCAGGTGCTCATGTTGCTGTCTACAAAGTGTGCTGGTTTAATGGGTGTTACAGCTCTGATGTATTAGCTGCAATGGATGTTGCAATAAGAGATGGTGTGGAtgttctctctctttctttggGAGGATTTCCAATCCCTTTCTATGATGACACTGTTGCAATTGGTAGCTTCCATGCTGCAGAAAAGGGTATTTCTGTAATCTGTGCAGCTGGAAACAACGGTCCTAGTATTAACTCAGTTGCCAATGAAGCTCCCTGGGTTACTACTGTTGGAGCAAGTACCCTTGACAGGAGATTTCCTGCTTACGTCAGAATGGGAAACGGGAAATACCTCTATGGGGAATCCTTGTTCCCGGGAAATCATTTCCCAAAGGCTGAGAGAGTGCTTGAAGTAGTCTACGCAGCAGGTGGTGATATGGGAAGTGAGTATTGTCTAGAAGGTTCCCTTTCTCGAGCACAAGTTGCAGGGAAAATGGTGGTATGTGATAGAGGTGTAAATGGAAGAGCAGAGAAAGGTGAGGTTGTCAAAAGAGCTGGAGGAGCTGCAATGATTCTAGCAAACACAGAAGTTAATCTCGAGGAAGATTCAGTTGATGCTCATGTCTTGCCAGCTACTTTAATCGGTTATTCAGAATCACTTCAACTAAAGAGTTACATCAACTCTACAAAACCAAGACCAACTGCAAAGATTCACTTTCTAGGGACTGTTACAGGAAGATCACAAGCACCAGCCGTGGCTCGTTTTTCATCCAGGGGTCCAAGCTTGAATAACCCTTCAATCCTCAAGCCAGATGTGATCGCACCAGGTGTAAACATCATAGCCGCCTGGCCACAAAACTTGGGGCCTACTGGCCTTATAGAAGATTCTAGAAGGGTGAATTTTACTGTTATGTCAGGGACTTCAATGGCTTGTCCTCATGTTAGTGGTATTGCTGCTCTTATCCACACTGCTCACCCAAATTGGTCCCCTGCTGCAGTTAAGTCTGCAATGATGACAACAGCAGATGTAACTGACCACTATGGGAAACCAATCATGGATGGAAATACTCCGGCAGACCATTTTGCAATCGGTTCTGGACATATCAACCCTGCTAAAGCGGTTGATCCAGGATTAGTATATGATATCAGACCGGCAGACTACATCACACATCTATGCAGTCTTGGATATACAAGGTCTGAAATTTTCACGATCAGCCGTAGGAACATAAGCTGCAAAGAGATACTGCACAAAAGCAAGGGGTTCAGTTTAAATTACCCTTCAGTTACTGCTGTCTTCAAGGGGAAGGAGACAGTTAAGGTGATCAACAGAAGTGTAACTAATGTGGGCAGACCAAATTCCATTTACTCAGTGGAAATCAGAGCTCCTGAAGGTGTCAGAATCGTAGTCAAACCAAAGCGATTAGTATTTCGAAGGACTAATCAAACATTAGGCTACAGAGTCTATGTTATAGCCAAGAAAGGAGCAAAGCCAGTTAGCTCTGTTCAAGGAGAACTGCAATGGGTACACTCTCGTCGAAACCTATACAGGGTTAGAAGCCCAATTACAGTGTCTTGGGTAAGCAAGCAATCATATTGA
- the LOC110788054 gene encoding xyloglucan galactosyltransferase MUR3, producing MRRRWTVGAFPYQMEKGNSKNHSKRLCVLSTLCVLFWSLLLYFHFVVLGGNTVTESASLLSNPIRIESFHPVPIEPTHVPVSIDVVKSTSDGAQSEVIDEPTKVSLPDNPEPSGNGDENEASNDEVKVEPEEDPSVSNRKIDVGSKTSDPIPSPKNDEVPKVDAPQEFSFMKALRTVENTSDPCGGRYIYVHDLPPKFNDDMLKECRSLSLWTNMCKFTTNAGLGPPLENVEGVFSETGWYATNQFAVDVIFNNRMKQYECLTKDSSIAAAIFVPFYAGFDIARYLWGYNISRRDAASLELTDWLMKRPEWKIMDGRDHFLVAGRITWDFRRLSEEETDWGSKLLFLPAAKNMSMLVVESSPWNANDFAIPYPTYFHPAKDAEVFVWQDRMRNLKRKYLFSFAGAPRPGNPKSIRGQLIDQCKSTKACKLLECDFGESKCHSPSSIMKMFQSSLFCLQPQGDSYTRRSAFDSMLAGCIPVFFHPGSAYTQYTWHLPKNFSSYSVFISENDVHNNNLSIEEKLREIPPQQVEIMREAVINLIPSLIYADPRSKLETLSDAFDVSVQAIINKVTRLRKNIIQGRTEYDYFIEENSWKYALLDEGQREAGGHEWDPFFSKPKGEGDSNGASAEAAKSSWKNEQRSQSRKRSY from the coding sequence ATGAGACGGCGGTGGACGGTGGGAGCTTTTCCGTACCAAATGGAGAAAGGGAATTCAAAGAACCACAGTAAAAGGCTTTGCGTATTGAGTACATTGTGTGTCTTGTTTTGGAGTTTGTTATTGTATTTCCATTTTGTTGTTCTAGGAGGTAATACTGTCACTGAGTCGGCTTCATTGCTATCAAATCCGATAAGAATCGAATCTTTCCATCCTGTACCTATTGAACCCACCCATGTCCCGGTTTCGATCGATGTTGTGAAGTCAACTAGTGATGGTGCTCAAAGTGAGGTGATTGATGAGCCCACAAAAGTGTCATTACCGGATAATCCGGAGCCGAGTGGCAATGGTGATGAAAATGAGGCGAGTAATGATGAGGTCAAGGTTGAGCCCGAGGAGGATCCGTCTGTGAGTAATCGTAAGATAGATGTTGGATCGAAGACTAGTGATCCTATTCCTAGCCCTAAGAATGACGAGGTCCCTAAAGTTGATGCCCCTCAGGAGTTTTCGTTTATGAAGGCATTGAGGACGGTTGAAAACACGAGTGATCCTTGTGGTGGAAGGTACATTTATGTTCATGATCTTCCACCAAAGTTCAATGATGACATGCTTAAGGAGTGTAGAAGCTTGAGTCTTTGGACTAATATGTGCAAGTTTACTACCAATGCCGGTCTTGGTCCTCCACTTGAGAATGTTGAGGGGGTGTTCTCGGAAACTGGATGGTATGCCACGAATCAGTTTGCGGTGGATGTGATCTTTAATAATCGGATGAAGCAATACGAATGCCTGACAAAGGATTCCTCAATTGCTGCAGCAATATTTGTACCCTTCTATGCTGGGTTCGATATTGCCCGGTATCTTTGGGGGTACAATATATCTAGGAGAGATGCTGCTTCACTGGAATTGACTGATTGGCTGATGAAAAGGCCAGAGTGGAAGATAATGGATGGAAGAGATCATTTTCTAGTTGCAGGAAGAATTACTTGGGATTTCAGAAGATTATCGGAGGAGGAAACTGACTGGGGTAGCAAACTTCTATTTTTGCCTGCAGCTAAGAACATGTCGATGTTGGTGGTGGAATCGAGCCCATGGAATGCAAATGACTTTGCTATACCATATCCTACATACTTCCATCCTGCAAAGGATGCTGAGGTGTTTGTTTGGCAAGATCGGATGAGGAATCTAAAGAGAAAATATCTGTTTTCTTTTGCCGGGGCGCCTAGACCCGGGAATCCAAAATCAATTAGAGGTCAGTTAATTGATCAATGCAAGAGTACAAAAGCGTGCAAGCTTTTGGAATGTGATTTTGGGGAGAGCAAGTGTCATTCTCCAAGTAGTATTATGAAGATGTTTCAAAGTTCTCTTTTCTGCCTACAACCTCAAGGGGATTCATATACTCGAAGATCAGCTTTTGACTCTATGTTAGCAGGTTGTATACCTGTGTTTTTCCACCCTGGTTCAGCATACACCCAATATACATGGCATCTCCCTAAGAATTTCTCTAGTTATTCTGTGTTTATTTCTGAGAATGATGTTCACAACAATAATCTCAGCATTGAAGAAAAACTCCGGGAAATACCCCCTCAACAGGTGGAGATAATGAGAGAGGCGGTTATCAATCTGATACCCAGTTTGATATACGCTGATCCTCGTTCCAAGTTGGAAACCCTTTCAGATGCCTTTGACGTATCTGTCCAGGCAATTATCAACAAGGTTACACGGTTGAGAAAGAACATCATTCAAGGCAGGACAGAGTATGATTACTTTATTGAGGAAAACAGTTGGAAATATGCTCTTCTAGATGAAGGTCAAAGGGAAGCCGGAGGTCACGAATGGGATCCTTTCTTCTCTAAGCCTAAAGGTGAAGGGGATTCAAATGGTGCTTCAGCGGAAGCTGCCAAGAGTTCTTGGAAGAACGAACAAAGAAGTCAATCGAGAAAGAGAAGCTACTAG